One window from the genome of Luteithermobacter gelatinilyticus encodes:
- a CDS encoding CoA transferase, protein MNGPLSHVRVVDLSRVLAGPWATQMLGDLGAEVIKIEQPASARHPGGDDTRGWGPPFLENADGTQGDAAYFLCANRNKDSRAIDFTTAEGQAQVRDLVRESDVVVENFKVGGLKKYGLDYDSLKQINPGLIYCSITGFGQSGPYAARPGYDFLIQGMGGLMSLTGSPESGPQKVGVAIADLMTGMYASVAIVAALNHKERTGEGQHIDLALLDCQVAMLANQNMNYLIGGTPPGLLGNAHPNIVPYEAFATKDGHLILAVGNDGQFARFAALIGRDDWAADSRFKTNAARVQHRDLLIPLIGEVLREKTTADWIAALEDINVPCGPVNRLDQVFEDPQVKHRGLLRELMREDGTCIPTVANPIKFSRTPVTYRKAPPKKP, encoded by the coding sequence ATGAATGGACCGCTGTCGCATGTTCGAGTTGTGGATTTGAGCCGGGTTCTGGCGGGGCCGTGGGCGACGCAGATGCTGGGGGATCTGGGGGCGGAAGTGATCAAGATCGAACAGCCCGCCTCGGCCCGTCATCCGGGGGGCGATGATACGCGTGGCTGGGGGCCGCCTTTTCTCGAAAACGCCGATGGCACGCAGGGGGATGCGGCTTATTTTCTGTGCGCCAATCGCAACAAGGACAGCCGGGCCATTGATTTCACCACCGCTGAGGGTCAGGCGCAGGTGCGTGACTTGGTGCGCGAAAGCGATGTTGTGGTGGAGAATTTTAAGGTTGGCGGCTTGAAAAAATACGGTCTGGATTATGACAGCCTGAAACAGATTAATCCCGGACTGATTTATTGTTCCATCACCGGTTTTGGCCAGAGCGGCCCCTATGCGGCACGGCCGGGATATGATTTTCTGATCCAGGGTATGGGCGGGTTGATGAGCCTTACCGGCAGTCCTGAGAGCGGTCCGCAGAAGGTGGGGGTGGCGATTGCCGATCTGATGACCGGCATGTATGCCAGCGTGGCCATTGTGGCGGCGCTCAATCATAAGGAACGCACCGGCGAAGGACAGCATATTGATCTGGCGCTGCTGGATTGTCAGGTGGCCATGCTGGCCAACCAGAACATGAATTACCTGATCGGGGGCACGCCGCCGGGGCTTTTGGGCAATGCCCATCCCAACATCGTGCCCTATGAGGCGTTTGCCACCAAAGACGGGCATCTGATTCTGGCGGTGGGCAATGACGGACAGTTTGCCCGCTTTGCGGCGCTCATCGGCCGGGACGACTGGGCAGCGGATTCGCGTTTTAAAACCAACGCCGCCCGGGTCCAGCACCGTGATCTGCTGATCCCGCTGATTGGGGAGGTTCTGCGTGAGAAGACCACGGCGGACTGGATTGCCGCGCTGGAAGACATCAATGTGCCATGTGGACCGGTGAACCGGCTGGATCAGGTATTTGAGGACCCGCAGGTGAAACATCGTGGCCTGCTTAGGGAGCTTATGCGCGAGGACGGTACCTGCATCCCCACTGTTGCCAATCCGATTAAATTTTCCAGGACTCCCGTCACTTATCGCAAGGCACCACCCAAAAAACCCTGA